Below is a window of Candidozyma auris chromosome 3, complete sequence DNA.
TCGGGACACCCTCACCAgacactttttgcaaccatttctcACCGCCATAAGCAACCCTCTCAACACCTCCCCCGAAATGCTTCCTCTCCTTTGGTTACTTATGTTCTGGGTACCACAAGGGCTCGCCTTGATCAGCCCTATAAAGGTCCACGGCCGCTATTTCTTCGACTCCGTCACCCAGGAGCCCGTACGTAAAACTTCTCCCGAACCACCTGCTCTCGCCATACTGACCCCAGTTCTACATCAAGGGCGTTGACTACCAGCCTGGGGGCTCTTCTGTCACCTCACAAAACAAAGACCCGCTTTCTGACCCCGATATCTGCGCCAGAGACATTGCGCTTTTCCAGCAGCTCGGCATCAACGTATGTTTCTTTACCACCACCTTTGAGGCTTCACTAACAGCAGACGATTCGTGTTTATACCGTCAACCCAGATCTCGATCACGATGTGTGTATGACACTTCTTGCGCTGGCAGGCATCTACCTTGTGCTAGACGTAAACTCTCCTCAGCAGGCTCGCCATTTGAACAGGTACGAGCCTTGGTCCACTTACACAGCAGAGTACCTACAAAATGTGTTTAAGGTGGTGGAGCAATTTGGCAGTTACAACAACACGTTGGGATTTTTCGCCGGCAACGAGATCGTCAACGACAAGATTTCCGCCGCTCACTCTCCTAGGTTCGTCAAGGCAATGGTTCGTGATATCAAGCAGTACATTGATGCCAACTTGGCCCGCAAAATCCCCGTGGGCTACTCGGCTGCCGACGACTTGGATTATCGAATTCCGCTATCGGAGTACTTGGAGTGCATTGACGAGAGTCCCTTTGACCTAGCTGATTTTTACGGCGTCAACTCGTACCAGTGGTGTGGGGATCAGACTTTCTATTCCAGTGGATACGACAAGTTGGTCAGCGACTATGCCGATTACACCAGACCGGTATTTTTGTCTGAGTACGGCTGTAACAAGGTGACGCCAAGGATGTTTTCTGAAGTCCAGGCGTTGTACTCAGATGATATGATCGGTGTATTTAGCGGGGGCCTAGCTTACGAGTTTTCGCAAGAGACCAATAACTATGGGCTTGTAAAGGTCTTGGACAACGGCGATGTCATCTTGTTGGACGATTTCCTTGCGCTCAAATACCAGCTCGAGACTGTTCCTGATATCAACTACGACGTGGTCACCAACCATCTTCTTTCCGAAAACATGAAGGGCTCTGTGGCTAAGCACGATTACAAACAGCCAACTTGCAAGAGCGAATTTAAAAACCTCGCCGTTGAACAAGGGCTTCCGTCTTCAGTAGCAGACAAGCTTATAGACCAAGGTGTTGATGTGAAGAAGGGCAAGTATGTTACTCTCACAGAGTCACAATTGCAGTCCTCTTATAAAGTTTTCAGTCCTCTGGGAAAAGCCTTGGGAACGCCAACGGTTCGAGTCATCAGGGATATTTCACCAGGCTCGTCAAGCAGAGGACTGCGCCTACCAGTGCAGACTATTCCCAACAGCGGTACGTATGGAGGCCATCACTGCTATAGGCCATGTATCAAATCTCGGAAGATCTACTAACACTGCAGCTCCTTTGTTGAAGCCTTGCCTCGCAATTATCTCGTGTATTTTTATGCTCTTTACTCTAGTCTAGTCGTGCCTTGCGAGTAAACAAGTTCGACCACAGATGATCGTAAATGTTCACAGAACATTTGGGGTTGAGAAGAACCGGGGCCAATATAATCAGCCATTCGTGGGGCAACAAGGAAGAAATCTTCTTACACGATTCTTCCACGGTGAACCCACATTTCACACAGGTATGCATGACTTTTGGTCGTTCTTTAATGACGATAGTAAGATTTGGAACTTGCAGCAAGTACCGCAAAAGGTACTCGAACGTATTGTTCGAAGGTTCCTCTGGAGGAGGTCCAATATCAAGCGAGGCCAGCTCGCTATCCTCGCGGATCACCTCTAGAGTGCGTTTTTCATGCTGGTGGCTAAAATCGTGGAACAAATCGAAGTTGACGAGGACAATCTCTCGCAAGCCACTGTACGAGCCTTGTCCAGAACAAACtaacttgaagaaactgTTGAATTTGGCGAAATTGAATGTCTTGCCCGAAGTGTAAAATACTTTGGATCCAATATCTATGACAAGGCGTGATAGGCGCCCGTTCAGTTTTATAGAGTCAATGAGCGACAAGTCTGCTCCATTCTCTAGTTCTAATAGCAGAAGCAGACAAGTGCTTGAAAACAAGCCGGTGCAACGGCGCTTTGTTGGTCGTTTGGTGTCGGTATAAATACATGCACAGGCAACAAGAGACCCCACTGAGAGCTTTAGTTCCCAGGCATCACCTAGTAGCTTCCCCTCGTTGAGCACAAAGTTGTCTAGTCGTAGTTCGTCAATGTGGTCAAATACGTGAGCAAAGATCAGCATCTGGCCCACCTTGAACGGGATGGTCCATCCAGACTGCGCTGTCAACACTAAACGTTCTAGCGTTCTTGCAGGTGCTTGCCTCTTGAATGGGAACTTTGGCAGAGACGTAGGAGCCATGAACTCGACGGGAAACTCAAACTGCGGCGAGATCTCGCTAATGACCACTTCCTTCAAGCCGTAGGCTTCGTTCAAAAGGCACTTGAAGTGAGTCACCCACGTATCGTACATTGACGAGCTGCGATTGACGTTTTCAACATTGTAAGTGCCAGCAATTTTCGTCAGCGACAGCGCCAGGTTATTTGTGGGCGGATTGACAAAATGCACCTTCCGTAGGTAGTTTATCATTGAACTTGGTTCATTCAAGCCAAAACGTCTTGCCAACGACGTGCGCAGCGATAAGTGGATGGCAGCAAACCGAAGGAAATGGGCTGTCAGCTTGAAAATGACGCTATGGTAGACGTAGTTCTTGCACACGATATTGTGAAACTTCTGGCACACCATCGATAGGCGAAGTAAGGTAGCGATGTCTGAGGCTAGGTAGCCAAAAATGAGCAGCAAAATCTCGTACGGAAGCGAGTGGAGGTGCAAAGGAGGGTATTTCGGGGAGCCAGGTTTGGACGAGGCCACCTTGCGGCGGCCCATGAGCTGGTACTTTTTCATtgcatgaagaagaagtgggtGGTACAAGGTTAGCGCTGCCAGATAGACATGTTGGGCCACACTTCTGCAGGAAACGTGGGTGGGAGGTACTTGAAGGATGTGTCAAAACAGGTGGTGAAAGTCTCGGTAAGAGATCTTTTTGTGGAGTGAAGTGGaattttcaatttcttcgaCGTTTTACattgctttttctttgttgattgtTTTCGGCGACGAACAGTATTGTTTCTGTTTCTGTGGCAGGCTTCCATGCGTcagatttcgcagccacggctgagagaaagaggaaggTAGAGTGAGAGAGAGAGATTGATGGTGGCGGTGAAACGTGGCGAAAAACTCAGCGCTTCTTATTTGTTATCAGGAGACTGAGAAACTGTTAAAAGTGAGAGGAGTGATGTGGATTAATGTGGAAAGGACCATCATATGAATCCACAGCTCCAAGATGGACATGTGAATCTGTTAGCAGAGTGAGTAAGACAGAGGGGTGTTCAAATAAAGAATGAAGAGGGATCTTGGCCTCACAGCTCTTTGTGGATGTGTCGTGAGTGCTGAGTGTGTAAGATTGTGTTTGCAGTAAAGGGAATTCTAGATGGAGCGCAAAAACAAAACTTCATGGGGTTGTTGGGGGGCTTCAGCCAGCTTTCTAGCTCCATTTGTGAATTATCTGACGTTTAAAATAGATGGTAAAGCTGTGGTAGTGATCTAGTTTTGAAAGGGTCCGTATTGTGTGCCCCCTCCTTGATATCATGTAGCTCCCTAACTGAATAAACTACCAGCCATTTTAATACTAGGACATGCCTGTTCTTTATACATTATGAAGCCCATTGAGATATCACCGAATCTCTCAGATATTTATTTGCTTACATATTCGTGCTGGTGGTACAGGACACTGAGCCTTAGATGTAATTACATCAGACCCACTTGGGTAG
It encodes the following:
- the PHR3 gene encoding 1,3-beta-glucanosyltransferase; its protein translation is MLPLLWLLMFWVPQGLALISPIKVHGRYFFDSVTQEPFYIKGVDYQPGGSSVTSQNKDPLSDPDICARDIALFQQLGINTIRVYTVNPDLDHDVCMTLLASAGIYLVLDVNSPQQARHLNRYEPWSTYTAEYLQNVFKVVEQFGSYNNTLGFFAGNEIVNDKISAAHSPRFVKAMVRDIKQYIDANLARKIPVGYSAADDLDYRIPLSEYLECIDESPFDLADFYGVNSYQWCGDQTFYSSGYDKLVSDYADYTRPVFLSEYGCNKVTPRMFSEVQALYSDDMIGVFSGGLAYEFSQETNNYGLVKVLDNGDVILLDDFLALKYQLETVPDINYDVVTNHLLSENMKGSVAKHDYKQPTCKSEFKNLAVEQGLPSSVADKLIDQGVDVKKGKYVTLTESQLQSSYKVFSPSGKALGTPTVRVIRDISPGSSSRGSRLPVQTIPNSGTYGGHHCYRPCIKSRKIY